Proteins encoded by one window of Sphingosinicella sp. BN140058:
- the paaG gene encoding 2-(1,2-epoxy-1,2-dihydrophenyl)acetyl-CoA isomerase PaaG has translation MTDYRTIAFAQEDAIARLTLDRPERLNSFTAEMHKEVADALSRLEGARVLVLTGAGRGFCAGQDLNDRAVAPGEAVDLGESVEQRYNPLIRRITDLPFPVIARVNGVAAGAGANIALACDIVVAARSAKFIQSFANIGLIPDSGGTWVLPRLVGQARALGLALTAEPLPAETAAQWGLIWKAVDDDVLDAEVDALAQRFATAPTRGLAAIKRMIRESWRHSLDEELDLQRDAMRELGYSDDYREGVAAFMEKRLPKFTGK, from the coding sequence ATGACCGACTATCGGACCATCGCGTTCGCGCAGGAAGACGCCATCGCCCGCCTCACCCTCGACCGTCCCGAGCGGCTGAACAGCTTCACCGCCGAGATGCACAAGGAGGTCGCCGACGCTTTGTCGCGCCTCGAGGGCGCACGCGTGCTGGTGCTGACCGGCGCCGGCCGCGGCTTCTGCGCCGGCCAGGATCTGAACGACCGCGCGGTCGCGCCGGGCGAGGCGGTGGATCTCGGCGAGTCGGTGGAGCAGCGCTACAATCCGCTGATCCGGCGGATAACCGACCTGCCCTTTCCGGTGATCGCACGAGTCAACGGCGTGGCCGCCGGCGCGGGCGCCAACATAGCCCTCGCCTGCGACATCGTCGTCGCCGCCAGATCGGCCAAGTTCATCCAGTCGTTTGCGAACATCGGCCTCATCCCCGACAGCGGCGGCACCTGGGTGCTGCCGCGCCTCGTCGGCCAGGCGCGGGCGCTCGGCCTGGCGCTCACCGCCGAGCCCCTGCCTGCGGAGACGGCCGCCCAATGGGGCCTGATCTGGAAGGCGGTCGACGACGATGTGCTGGATGCCGAAGTCGATGCGCTCGCGCAGCGTTTCGCGACGGCGCCCACCCGCGGCCTCGCGGCGATCAAGCGCATGATCCGGGAAAGCTGGCGCCACAGCCTCGACGAGGAGCTCGACCTGCAGCGCGACGCGATGCGCGAACTCGGCTACAGCGACGATTATCGCGAAGGTGTGGCGGCGTTCATGGAGAAGAGGCTACCGAAATTCACCGGCAAGTGA
- a CDS encoding glutaminyl-peptide cyclotransferase translates to MRQALFLFLLAVAGCSASDARDTAAAGYKVVRAYPHDPSAFTEGLLWRDGKLYESTGLNGQSDIREVRLDDGKVLRKVTVPSTYFGEGIVDWGDEIVSLTWQNGIGFRWNRADFRQTGTFQYPGEGWALTRDKANIYMSDGTAQLRVLDPKTMAEKRRISVTDQGMPVERLNELEWVNGEIFANVWMTPRIARIDPATGNVKGWIDLTDLVAANAPADPDAVLNGIAYDAAKDRLFVTGKNWSKLFEIDLVPAR, encoded by the coding sequence ATGCGCCAGGCCCTCTTCCTCTTCCTGCTCGCCGTCGCCGGCTGCTCGGCCTCGGACGCGCGCGACACGGCGGCGGCCGGCTACAAGGTCGTCCGCGCCTATCCGCACGATCCCTCTGCCTTCACCGAGGGACTGCTGTGGCGCGACGGCAAGCTCTACGAGAGCACCGGCCTCAACGGCCAGTCCGACATTCGCGAGGTCCGCCTCGACGACGGCAAGGTGCTGCGCAAGGTGACGGTGCCGTCGACCTATTTCGGCGAGGGGATCGTCGACTGGGGCGACGAGATCGTCAGCCTCACCTGGCAGAACGGCATCGGCTTCCGCTGGAACCGCGCCGATTTCCGCCAGACCGGCACCTTCCAATATCCCGGCGAAGGCTGGGCGCTGACCCGCGACAAGGCCAACATCTACATGAGCGACGGCACCGCCCAGCTGCGCGTGCTCGATCCCAAGACGATGGCGGAGAAGAGAAGGATCTCCGTCACCGATCAGGGCATGCCGGTGGAGCGACTGAACGAGCTCGAATGGGTGAATGGCGAGATCTTCGCCAACGTCTGGATGACCCCGCGCATCGCCCGGATCGATCCGGCCACCGGCAATGTGAAAGGCTGGATCGACCTCACCGATCTCGTCGCCGCCAACGCGCCGGCCGATCCCGACGCGGTGCTGAACGGCATTGCCTACGACGCCGCCAAGGACCGCCTGTTCGTCACCGGCAAGAACTGGAGCAAATTGTTCGAGATCGACCTGGTGCCGGCGCGCTGA
- a CDS encoding GxxExxY protein has product MMDVESVASVAIESGLRLHRHLGPGLLESVYESLLAATLARGGFSVERQVPVTITYDGLTLKDAFRADLLIESNLIIEVKSVDKLAPIHSKQLLTYLRVSNRPLGLLMNVGGMTFKEGLKRVVNAHHGASSLLRVNAQPA; this is encoded by the coding sequence GAGTCAGGGCTTCGCCTGCACCGGCACCTCGGTCCTGGCCTTCTGGAGAGCGTCTACGAGAGCTTGCTTGCGGCAACCCTCGCGCGTGGCGGCTTCTCGGTCGAGCGCCAGGTTCCGGTAACGATCACCTATGACGGCCTGACTTTGAAGGATGCATTTCGGGCCGATCTTCTGATCGAGAGCAACCTCATCATCGAGGTGAAATCGGTCGACAAGCTCGCGCCGATCCATTCGAAGCAGTTGCTGACCTATCTCAGGGTCAGCAATCGGCCGCTCGGCCTGCTGATGAACGTCGGCGGGATGACGTTCAAGGAAGGGCTCAAGCGGGTCGTCAATGCGCATCATGGTGCGAGTTCTCTCCTGCGGGTGAACGCTCAACCCGCGTGA
- the paaZ gene encoding phenylacetic acid degradation bifunctional protein PaaZ has translation MKTQTLLNYAQDGWHSGSGGLAEVASAVSGETIAVTGSGGLDFRAMLDHARKVGGPALRGLTFHERAHMLKALGLAIMARKEELYQLSYETGATRADGWIDIEGGAGTLFSFSSKGRRELPNSRILVDGAMEPLSKGGTFVGQHVFTPLQGVAVHINAFNFPVWGMLEKLGPTLLAGVPAIVKPASATGYVAEHAFRIMIEANILPPGALQLIMGGVGDLFDHLTLQDVVSFTGSAQTAMKLQTHPVMARESVRFIAERDSLNASILGPDSGPGTPEFDLFVREVAREMTVKAGQKCTAIRRAMAPAAHIDAVEQALRERLGKVRIGDPRDEGVTMGALASRAQRDSVRSAVAELARSARIVSGDPDSSPVPGNGAFLSPILLRTDDPWGSAAVHDVEAFGPVSTIMPYTDLDDAIALANRGMGSLALSLFTFDAAVAEDFVLGAGAYHGRMVILDRTSAGESTGHGSPLPVLVHGGPGRAGGGEEMGGIRGVSHYMQRTALQGSPALLSSIVKQWLPGAAKPTGDVHPFRKRISELDIGYTLETAGRTVTLDDIEHFAAFTGDTFYAHMDEEAARANPIFEGRVAHGYLILSFAAGLFVDPAPGPVLANYGLENLRFLTPLYPGDAMRVELTVKSKSVRNEEMGEVRWAVFVFNQKDEIVAAYDLLTMNQP, from the coding sequence ATGAAAACCCAGACGCTTCTCAATTACGCCCAGGACGGCTGGCATTCGGGCTCGGGCGGCCTCGCCGAGGTCGCGAGCGCGGTCAGCGGCGAGACGATCGCGGTCACCGGCAGCGGCGGGCTCGATTTCCGGGCGATGCTCGATCATGCGCGCAAGGTCGGGGGCCCGGCGCTGCGGGGGCTGACCTTCCACGAACGCGCGCACATGCTGAAGGCGCTCGGCCTCGCGATCATGGCCCGCAAGGAGGAATTGTACCAACTCTCCTACGAAACCGGCGCGACCCGGGCCGACGGCTGGATCGACATCGAGGGCGGCGCCGGCACCCTCTTCTCCTTCTCGTCCAAGGGCCGGCGCGAGCTTCCCAACAGCCGCATCCTCGTCGACGGTGCGATGGAGCCTTTGTCGAAGGGCGGGACCTTCGTCGGCCAGCACGTCTTCACCCCGCTCCAGGGTGTCGCCGTCCACATCAACGCGTTCAACTTCCCGGTCTGGGGCATGCTCGAGAAGCTCGGGCCGACCCTGCTTGCCGGCGTGCCGGCGATCGTCAAGCCGGCCTCGGCGACCGGCTATGTCGCGGAGCACGCCTTCCGGATCATGATCGAGGCGAACATCCTGCCGCCGGGCGCGCTGCAGCTGATCATGGGCGGGGTCGGTGATCTGTTCGATCACTTGACCCTGCAGGACGTGGTCTCGTTCACCGGCTCCGCGCAGACCGCGATGAAGCTGCAGACCCATCCGGTGATGGCGCGCGAAAGCGTCCGCTTCATCGCCGAGCGCGACAGCCTCAACGCTTCGATCCTCGGCCCCGATTCAGGGCCGGGCACGCCCGAATTCGATCTGTTCGTTCGCGAGGTCGCCCGCGAGATGACGGTCAAGGCGGGGCAGAAATGCACCGCCATCCGCCGCGCGATGGCGCCGGCCGCGCATATCGATGCGGTCGAGCAGGCGCTGCGGGAACGGCTCGGCAAGGTACGGATCGGCGATCCCCGCGACGAGGGCGTAACGATGGGCGCGCTCGCCAGCCGGGCGCAGCGCGACAGCGTCCGCAGCGCCGTTGCCGAGCTCGCCCGTTCGGCGCGGATCGTGTCGGGCGATCCGGACTCGTCGCCGGTGCCCGGCAACGGCGCCTTCCTGTCGCCGATCCTGCTGCGCACCGACGATCCCTGGGGCAGCGCTGCCGTTCACGACGTCGAGGCGTTCGGGCCGGTGTCGACGATCATGCCCTACACGGATCTCGACGATGCGATCGCGCTCGCCAATCGCGGCATGGGCAGCCTGGCACTTTCGCTGTTCACCTTCGATGCCGCCGTGGCCGAGGATTTCGTGCTCGGTGCCGGCGCCTATCACGGCCGCATGGTGATCCTGGATCGGACCAGCGCCGGCGAATCGACCGGCCACGGCTCGCCCCTCCCCGTCCTCGTCCATGGCGGGCCGGGCCGCGCCGGTGGCGGCGAGGAGATGGGCGGCATACGCGGGGTCAGCCACTACATGCAGCGCACCGCGCTGCAGGGGTCGCCCGCCTTGCTGTCGAGCATCGTCAAGCAATGGCTGCCCGGCGCGGCCAAGCCGACCGGCGACGTTCACCCGTTCCGCAAACGCATCTCCGAGCTCGACATCGGCTACACGCTGGAGACCGCCGGCCGCACCGTGACGCTGGACGACATCGAGCATTTCGCCGCCTTCACCGGCGATACCTTCTATGCCCATATGGACGAGGAGGCGGCGAGAGCGAACCCGATCTTCGAAGGCCGGGTCGCGCACGGCTACCTGATCCTCAGCTTCGCCGCCGGCCTGTTCGTCGATCCCGCGCCGGGACCGGTGCTCGCCAATTACGGCCTCGAGAATTTGCGCTTTCTCACGCCCTTATACCCCGGAGATGCCATGCGCGTTGAGCTTACCGTCAAGTCGAAGTCGGTCCGCAACGAGGAAATGGGCGAGGTCCGCTGGGCGGTGTTCGTCTTCAACCAGAAAGACGAGATCGTCGCCGCCTACGATCTGCTGACGATGAACCAGCCGTGA
- the pcaF gene encoding 3-oxoadipyl-CoA thiolase — protein MIDAFLCDAVRTPIGRYGGSLAHVRADDLAAIPIRALIERNPGVDWNAVDDVILGCANQAGEDNRNLARMAGLLAGLPDRSGGVTLNRLCGSGMDAVAMAARVIRGSEADMIVAGGSESMSRAPFVMAKATSAFDRNAEIYDTTIGWRFVNPRMKGAYGDDTMPSTAENVAEEWKVSREDQDLFAVRSQEKASIAQENGRFAAEIVPVSIPQRKGDPILVDRDEHPRKTNVEALARLKPIVHAGGSVTAGNASGVNDGAAAMIVATEAAARRHGLTPRARFVGGAIAGVPPRIMGIGPAPASQKLLARLGLTIADMDVIEINEAFAAQALPVLRELGLPDDAEHVNPNGGAIALGHPLGMSGARLLLTAAEELHRRGGRYALCAMCIGVGQGIATVIERV, from the coding sequence ATGATCGACGCCTTTCTCTGCGACGCCGTCCGCACGCCGATCGGCCGCTACGGCGGCAGCCTTGCGCATGTCCGCGCGGACGATCTTGCCGCAATCCCGATCCGCGCGTTGATCGAACGCAACCCGGGGGTCGACTGGAACGCGGTCGACGACGTCATCCTCGGCTGCGCCAACCAGGCCGGCGAGGACAATCGCAACCTGGCAAGGATGGCCGGCCTGCTCGCCGGCCTGCCCGATCGCTCGGGCGGGGTAACCCTCAACCGGCTGTGCGGCTCGGGCATGGACGCGGTGGCGATGGCGGCGCGGGTGATCCGCGGCAGCGAGGCGGACATGATCGTCGCCGGCGGTTCGGAGAGCATGAGCCGGGCGCCGTTCGTGATGGCCAAGGCGACGTCCGCATTCGATCGCAACGCCGAAATCTACGACACCACGATCGGGTGGCGCTTCGTCAATCCGAGGATGAAGGGTGCCTATGGCGACGACACGATGCCGTCGACGGCTGAGAACGTCGCCGAAGAATGGAAAGTAAGCCGCGAGGATCAGGATCTTTTTGCAGTCCGGAGCCAGGAAAAGGCAAGCATCGCGCAGGAGAATGGGCGGTTCGCGGCCGAGATCGTGCCGGTCTCGATCCCGCAGCGCAAAGGCGATCCGATCCTGGTCGACCGCGACGAGCATCCGCGTAAGACCAATGTCGAGGCGCTCGCCCGGTTGAAGCCGATCGTGCATGCAGGCGGCAGCGTGACCGCAGGCAATGCCTCGGGCGTCAACGATGGCGCCGCGGCGATGATCGTCGCCACCGAGGCGGCGGCACGGCGCCACGGCCTCACGCCGCGGGCACGCTTCGTCGGCGGCGCCATCGCCGGTGTGCCGCCGCGGATCATGGGCATCGGCCCGGCGCCGGCCTCGCAAAAACTGCTCGCCCGGCTCGGCCTCACCATCGCCGACATGGACGTGATCGAGATCAACGAAGCCTTTGCCGCCCAGGCGCTGCCGGTGTTGCGCGAGCTCGGCCTTCCCGATGATGCCGAGCACGTCAATCCAAACGGCGGCGCGATCGCGCTCGGCCACCCGCTCGGCATGTCGGGCGCTCGCCTGTTGCTTACGGCGGCGGAGGAACTCCACCGCCGCGGCGGCCGCTATGCTTTATGCGCGATGTGCATCGGCGTCGGCCAGGGCATCGCCACCGTGATCGAGCGGGTCTGA